In Gadus macrocephalus chromosome 11, ASM3116895v1, a single genomic region encodes these proteins:
- the nr1d2a gene encoding nuclear receptor subfamily 1 group D member 2a has product MQQSKVPEDNGATKPGGVIAYISSGSASSPESCMSDSSSSSYLSCSLTMSRPSLPSRAVGMLVDIGPMTKAGQHRGPGGERSRRSSSSSSSSKSSITKINGLVLLCKVCGDVASGFHYGVHACEGCKGFFRRSIQQNIQYKKCLKLENCIIMRSNRNRCQQCRFKKCLSVGMSRDAVRFGRIPKREKQRMLLEMQNAMNNMMCGGSGGSGGSGGVLPGHQSTTPPFKAMALHTSSLPSSSSSSSSCSSSSSSCSSRFSARCPQGTEAVVAMETNSSSASSCGSDSGEDETVNMVTAWPQESFTNSRQGSPGLGLPGLVAVETPVTSDNHFEVEQTRWNCWNNNNINVASEEYQQRNQGNSQRVTNTAYREEGVDHQQQQLSSAPGGERSDGVHSLPQDQHTFCAPSVSNGNSGPINSLHNRAHLVSPTNDSPHVEPRGPSQEIWEDFSMSFTPAVREVVDFAKRILGFRQLSEQDQVGLLKAGTFEVLMVRFASLFDVAEHTVTFLSGRRYSLGALRALGAGELLNAMCEFSEKLAALRLDCDEMSLFTAVVLVSADRSGIQDLDSVEALQEHLIQALRDLVTRNHGHNGATTFTKLLLKLPELRSLNNVHSEELLSFKVHP; this is encoded by the exons gGGGTGTCATAGCGTACATCTCCTCTGGCTCCGCCTCCAGTCCTGAGTCTTGCATGAGCgacagctccagcagcagctaccTGTCCTGCTCTCTGACGATGTCCCGCCCCTCGCTGCCCAGCCGTGCCGTGGGCATGCTGGTGGACATTGGGCCAATGACCAAAGCAGGCCAGCACCGCGGCCCTGGGGGTGAGAGGTCCAGACGCTCGtcatcgtcctcttcctcctccaagaGCAGCATCACTA AGATCAACGGCTTGGTGCTGCTCTGCAAGGTGTGTGGCGATGTGGCGTCTGGCTTCCACTACGGCGTGCATGCCTGCGAGGGCTGCAAG GGATTCTTCCGCAGGAGCATCCAGCAGAACATCCAGTACAAGAAGTGTCTGAAGTTGGAGAACTGCATCATTATGAGGAGCAACCGCAATCGCTGCCAACAGTGCAGATTCAAGAAGTGTCTGTCCGTAGGCATGTCAAGAGATG CTGTGCGCTTTGGTCGGATCCCGAAGCGCGAGAAGCAGAGGATGCTGCTGGAGATGCAGAATGCCATGAACAACATGATgtgcggcggcagcggcggcagcggcggcagcggtGGCGTACTGCCTGGCCACCAGAGCACAACACCTCCTTTTAAGGCCATGGCCCTCCACACCAGCAGCTTGccttcctcatcgtcatcctcttcatcctgctcctcgtcctcctcatcctgctcAAGTCGCTTCTCAGCCCGCTGCCCCCAGGGCACCGAGGCggtggttgccatggagaccaACTCCAGCTCCGCTTCCTCTTGTGGCTCCGACAGCGGCGAGGACGAGACTGTCAACATGGTAACGGCGTGGCCACAGGAAAGTTTCACCAACAGCAGGCAAGGGTCACCGGGGCTTGGGTTGCCCGGCCTGGTCGCTGTGGAGACCCCGGTGACGAGTGACAACCATTTCGAAGTCGAGCAGACCAGATGGAACTGttggaacaacaacaacatcaatgtCGCATCAGAGGAATACCAGCAACGTAaccaaggcaacagccagcgtGTCACCAACACAGCTTACAGGGAAGAGGGAGttgaccaccagcagcagcagctcagcaGCGCCCCTGGTGGTGAAAGGTCAGATGGCGTCCACAGCCTTCCGCAAGACCAGCACACCTTTTGCGCCCCAAGCGTATCCAATGGCAACAGTGGACCAATCAACAGCCTGCACAACAGAGCTCACTTG GTGTCGCCAACGAACGACTCGCCACACGTGGAGCCCAGGGGGCCCAGCCAGGAAATCTGGGAGGACTTCTCCATGAGCTTTACTCCGGCTGTGCGCGAGGTGGTGGACTTCGCCAAGAGGATCCTGGGCTTCCGCCAGCTCTCTGAACAGGACCAGGTCGGCCTGCTGAAGGCCGGCACCTTCGAG GTGCTAATGGTTCGCTTCGCCTCTCTGTTCGACGTGGCCGAGCACACGGTCACCTTCCTGAGCGGGAGGCGCTACAGCCTGGGGGCCCTGCGAGCGCTGGGCGCCGGTGAGCTCCTCAACGCCATGTGTGAGTTCAGCGAGAAGCTGGCGGCTCTCCGTCTGGACTGCGATGAGATGAGCCTGTTCACTGCCGTCGTGCTCGTCTCCGCCG ACCGCTCTGGGATCCAGGACCTGGACTCTGTGGAGGCCCTGCAGGAACACCTGATCCAGGCCTTGCGGGACCTGGTGACGAGGAACCACGGGCACAACGGCGCCACCACCTTCACCAAGCTGCTGCTCAAGCTTCCAGAGCTGCGCTCGCTCAACAATGTGCACTCGGAGGAGCTGCTCTCTTTCAAAGTGCACCCTTGA